TTTTGTTATGAACCATCACATTCATCCTATCCGAAGATAATCCTGATTTTTTATAGTTAGAATTACCCTTATATGATAAGCACTAGGTTCAACATACAACGGGAATGAACGGTACTAAATTGCTGCGGCGCACATAATTTTCAATATTGATACAAAGAGGGAGGTTCAATAAGTTAGGCTTATGTTTAAATATAGTCTATATTGTATAGATATACTCCAGTTCGGTTATTGTTCTCTTGCTATATGAACATGGATTAATTCATAAGGAAACTTGATTGGCAAGCGAACCAGTATTAGTAAGAAGTCTAATCAATATGAAAACTTTAATTAATACTCTAAGTCAAAATGCAACACTTTTTCCAGATAGGACAGCTTATACCTTTTTAGGCGCAAATAAAAAAAATACTTTAACCAACAAGGAACTGCTACATAACGTAATTGATATTGCTTCGAGATTACTGGTAGTGACTCAACCCGGTTCACGATGTATTTTATTATTGCAGCCAGGATTAGAGTATATTGCCTCATTTCTAGCTTGCTTAATGGCTGGCATTGTTGCTGTGCCCGCCTATCCTTCTCGTAGTAATCGACATGCTCAACGTATTTTAGCAATTATTGATGATGCTCAAGCAGAGATTATCCTGACAACTACTGCAATTGCACAGCAATATGTTTTTGAAAAAGTACAAGTCATTGCCATCGATGATGAGTCTCATACGTCTTATAGTGGCGGAATGCCTCAGGTTTCTCTGGATGACTTAGCATTTTTACAATACACCTCTGGCTCTACCGGAAATCCTAAGGGGGTTATGGTCAGTCATGGGAATATTATTGCTAACACAACAGTTATTGATACTCTCTTTGAGGGAAAAATTGAAACGGTTTGTTCCTGGTTGCCTCCTTTTCACGATATGGGATTAATTGGCGCCATTTTATATCCTTTAGCATATAACAAACACAGCGTTTTAATGGCACCGACCACATTCTTAAAAAATCCTTTCATTTGGTTAAAAACAATTAGTGATTTTCGAGCAAATATTTCTCCGGCACCTAATTTTTCTTATGAAATGTGTGTGACGTCGATAAGCGATGAGCAAAAAAAACAATTGGATTTAAGTAATTGGTTATTTGCTCTTAATGGTGCGGAGCCTGTAAGTGCGAAAACCTTGGCTCGATTTAGCGAGGCATTTAAGGCATATGGTTTTCGAGCAGAGTGTTGTTATCCAGTATATGGGATGGCAGAAACAACGTTAATGGTTAGTGGTAAAAAAACGGCTAGTAGTACGCGAATTCTACAGGTAGATAAACACGCTTTACAGAATGAACACCAGATCCAATTGAATGGAACAGGTGTTGATCATTTGGATTTGGTTGGCTGTGGTTATGCTTCTTCTGAGCATGAAATTAAGATTATCGATCCTCAAACTTTTACTGAATTAAAGGCATTCCAAATAGGTGAAATTGTTGTTTCTGGGCCTAGTGTTACCCAAGGATATTGGAATAAACCAGAGATTAGCCAGCAAATTTTTGAACTTAAGCTGCTAAATTGCGATAAGAAATATTTACGTACTGGTGATCTTGGTTTTTTGGATGAGTATGGTGAATTATTTATTACTGGCCGTTTAAAAGACTTAATTATCATCCGAGGTCATAATATTTATCCGCAAGATATTGAGTCAATTGTTCACGACAGCCATCCGGCGTTAATTCAACATGGTTGTGCTGCATTTACCTTAGAAATCGATGAAGAACCTGAATTAGTGATTGTACAAGAGGTGCATCGTCGTGCTAAAGATCACGATGAAGTTTTTAACGCAATTCTCCAACGTTGTGGTGAGGATTTACCCTTATTACCGGCTCGCATTATTTTAATTCAACAGGCAACGTTACCTAAAACCTCAAGTGGAAAAGTTCAACGCAATGCCTCTCGTCAGGCAGTGGAGCGAAATGAATTAAAAATTATTGCTCAATGGCAAAAAGCAAGCTTGGATGTTAAAACACAACAAATTGATTCAAATCCAAATGAATTACAGCAATGGATGAAGCAATGGTTTGCGGATCGGCTCCATCTAAATCCAGAAGAGATTAATTCTAGAGCTAATTTTGCTTATTATGGCGTTGACTCCAGCTTGGCGGTTCAGTTTTGTGGGGCTCTCGAATTTAAAGTTCAGCGCGAAGTTAATCCAAGTTTGCTCTGGGAACATTCAACCATAGAGCAATTAGCGTCTTATTTGGAAATTGACCAAGACGGAAGGCAGGCACAGGTTACTCAGGAAATGGATAAAGAACATCCAACAGAACCGATTGCTATTATTGGCATGAGTTGTCGTTTTCCAGGAGGAGCGAATAGCCCCGAAGCATTTTGGGAATTTTTAAAAGCAGGTGAAGATGGGATTACGCAAGTCCCTCCTGAGCGTTGGGATAGTGAATTATATTATGCGGCACAACCAGGCACTCCGGGAAAAATGGTAACCTCTAAAGGTGGATTTATTGATAATATTGATCATTTTGATGCCGCTTTATTCAATATTAGTCGCCGTGAAGCAGAAGCAATGGATCCCCAGCATCGCCTCTTGCTGGAGTTAACATGGGAAGCATTGGAACGAGCAGGTATTGCACCCTTATCTTTAGATAATAGTGATACGGGTATCTTTATTGGAATTTCTTCGAATGATTATGGTCAATTAGCTCACAATGCCGCATCTAATCATGCAGATGTCTATTATGGAATTGGTAATGCGCACAGTGCGGCAGCTGGACGTATTGCTTATTTTTTAGGGACCCATGGTGAATCAATAGCTGTGGACACGGCATGTTCTTCTTCGCTGGTTGCAGTGTTTAATGCATGTCAGGATTTGCATGAAAAAACCTGCGGCTTAGCTATTGTTGGTGGCGTAAACAGCATTCTTGACCCTTCTTTAAGTGTGAGTTTTTCGCAAGCAGGCATGTTATCCCCTAATGGTAAATGCCAAGTCTTTGATGCTAAAGCGGATGGGTATGTCCGTAGTGAAGGGTGTGGCATTTTAATCTTAAAACGTTTGTCTGATGCGCAACGCAATAAAGATAATATCATCGCTGTGATTGAAAGCGCCGTAGTTAATAGTGATGGGCACAGTAATGGCATTACAGCACCTAGCCCTAAAGCACAACAGGACTTAATTTGTAAGGCACTTCATATGGCGGGTATTTCTCCTGATGCAATTGATTATGTTGAGGCTCATGGAACAGGTACTCGTTTAGGCGATCCTATAGAGTTTAATGCGCTGAAAAAGGTTTTTGCGACAAGTACGCGCCAAAAAGATTTATATATTGGTTCTGTGAAAAGCAACATAGGACATTTGGAAGCTGCAGCGGGTATGGCGAGCCTTATCAAAACAGTATTGATGTTACAACATCGACAAATTCCACCCAATTTGCATTTTGAAACGGCGAATCCTTTAATTAACTTGGCATCAATTCCTGCGCGAGTTCCTACGATATTGCATGCATGGGAAACTGGTGATGGAAAACACATACGTTATGCAGGTGTAAGCTCCTTTGGTTTCACTGGAACTAATGCACATTTAATACTTGCCGAACCTCCAACTGCTGATGCAACCATTACACCCACTGATGCTCCTCAGCGGCCTTTGCATGTTTTCACTTTATCAGGACATACGCCAGAAGCTTTAGCCGCACAACAAACAAGATTATTAGAGTTTATCCAAGATGAAGATTGTGTTGATTTAGCTAGTTTATGCCATAGTCTTGCTATTGGTCGCTGTACATTAGATTATCGATTTGCTATTCCAGTACAAACACATAGTGAATTAATTGAGAAACTGCGCGCCGCGATTAGATCTAATGAGTCTGTAGGGCTAAATGTTGGTAAAACTACCTTTTTATTTACCGGGCAAGGATCACAATATTCTGGGATGGGGTGGGAGCTTTATAATAGCCATCCATTATTTAGGAAAGAAGTGGATCATTGCAGTCAATTATTGGCGAATGATTTGCCTGAACCACTCACGACTGTGATGTTTGCTTCAGAGAAAGCTTATTTACTGAATCAAACTCAGTATACCCAACCTGCTTTGTTTGTTCTTCAATACGCTTTAGCTCAATTATGGATGAGCTGGGGGATTCATCCTACAGCAGTTATTGGGCATAGTGTGGGTGAGTATGTTGCTGCAACTGTAGCTGGCGTTATGAGTTTGGCTGATGGTTTAAAACTTATTACCGCTCGCGCAAAACTGATGCAAGCACAGCAAAAAGGCAGTATGCTTGCGGTGAATGTGGAAGAATCCCAGGCTTTAGCATTACTTCATGAGTTCAAGGCTTGTTCACCCCATGCTATCTTAAATATTGCTGCGGTGAATAGCGTTAGCCAAGTTGTATTTGCAGGTGAGAAAGGGGTAATTCGTCTATTAGATCAGAAGTGTCAGTTACAAGGCTTGAGAACAACTGAGTTGCAAGTGTCTCATGCATTTCATTCAGAACTCTTGCGCCCTATGATTGCTGAATTTAAGCAGATTGCTGCAAGCATTCAGTATCATGTTCCTAAAATGGTACTTATCTCGAATGTCAGCGGCAAAGCGATCTCGTCTATCAATGCAGATTATTGGGCCGAACATGTGCTCGCTACAGTTCGATTTAGCGCCGGGATACAGGAATTACTTTTAGAAAATTATCGAACTTTTATTGAAATAGGGCCTCAGCCAGTTCTATTAAATTTTGTCAAGGAACATTCTATTCAGCCACAACAGATATTGTGGCTTGCTTCTCTCAAGAAAAATCACTCCAGCTGGCAAACGTTATCTGAGTCAATAGTTCAACTTTATAAGAACGGGAATGCAATTGATTGGCATGCTTATGATGCTCCATTTAACCTACAGATTTCTACAAAACCTTTACCTGCGTATCCTTTCCAGCATCAATCTTATTGGCTGACCGTGGATCCTAGAGATCAAGAGAATAGAGTCCTAGATAGTTTTCTAAGCCAATCTCTTTATCAGGTGGAGTGGAAACCATTGGCTGAGACTCATAACCCTGTGAAACCAACACCAATTACTGGTAAATGGTTGATTTTTGCAAATAAGGATTCAGAAAGTAAGAATATGGTGCGTCATTTATCAACCTATTTACGAGATGTTATCGTGGTTAATCCCGGGGTAAAATATCAAATATCCCGAGATACAGTAATGCTTAATCCTTATCAACCAGAGCATTTTTTGAATTTCTTAAATAAGCACTCAGAAATCCAGGGTATATTTTATTTATGGGGTTTAGTTGGCAGTGAGTTTTTTCAAGAGGAGCAATTAAAAGCATTAACTTATGATGATTTTAATCAATTAATTAGATGTTCTTGTGCGGGTTTGCTTCATTTAGCGCAAGCACTCATGCACCAAAAGCAGAAGAGTAAGCTATGGACTCTAACCAGAGCTACAACGACCATACAGCATCAATCTCTGCCATTTTTTTCACCATTGGAGGGGATGGGTAAAACACT
This Legionella fallonii LLAP-10 DNA region includes the following protein-coding sequences:
- a CDS encoding type I polyketide synthase, with the translated sequence MKTLINTLSQNATLFPDRTAYTFLGANKKNTLTNKELLHNVIDIASRLLVVTQPGSRCILLLQPGLEYIASFLACLMAGIVAVPAYPSRSNRHAQRILAIIDDAQAEIILTTTAIAQQYVFEKVQVIAIDDESHTSYSGGMPQVSLDDLAFLQYTSGSTGNPKGVMVSHGNIIANTTVIDTLFEGKIETVCSWLPPFHDMGLIGAILYPLAYNKHSVLMAPTTFLKNPFIWLKTISDFRANISPAPNFSYEMCVTSISDEQKKQLDLSNWLFALNGAEPVSAKTLARFSEAFKAYGFRAECCYPVYGMAETTLMVSGKKTASSTRILQVDKHALQNEHQIQLNGTGVDHLDLVGCGYASSEHEIKIIDPQTFTELKAFQIGEIVVSGPSVTQGYWNKPEISQQIFELKLLNCDKKYLRTGDLGFLDEYGELFITGRLKDLIIIRGHNIYPQDIESIVHDSHPALIQHGCAAFTLEIDEEPELVIVQEVHRRAKDHDEVFNAILQRCGEDLPLLPARIILIQQATLPKTSSGKVQRNASRQAVERNELKIIAQWQKASLDVKTQQIDSNPNELQQWMKQWFADRLHLNPEEINSRANFAYYGVDSSLAVQFCGALEFKVQREVNPSLLWEHSTIEQLASYLEIDQDGRQAQVTQEMDKEHPTEPIAIIGMSCRFPGGANSPEAFWEFLKAGEDGITQVPPERWDSELYYAAQPGTPGKMVTSKGGFIDNIDHFDAALFNISRREAEAMDPQHRLLLELTWEALERAGIAPLSLDNSDTGIFIGISSNDYGQLAHNAASNHADVYYGIGNAHSAAAGRIAYFLGTHGESIAVDTACSSSLVAVFNACQDLHEKTCGLAIVGGVNSILDPSLSVSFSQAGMLSPNGKCQVFDAKADGYVRSEGCGILILKRLSDAQRNKDNIIAVIESAVVNSDGHSNGITAPSPKAQQDLICKALHMAGISPDAIDYVEAHGTGTRLGDPIEFNALKKVFATSTRQKDLYIGSVKSNIGHLEAAAGMASLIKTVLMLQHRQIPPNLHFETANPLINLASIPARVPTILHAWETGDGKHIRYAGVSSFGFTGTNAHLILAEPPTADATITPTDAPQRPLHVFTLSGHTPEALAAQQTRLLEFIQDEDCVDLASLCHSLAIGRCTLDYRFAIPVQTHSELIEKLRAAIRSNESVGLNVGKTTFLFTGQGSQYSGMGWELYNSHPLFRKEVDHCSQLLANDLPEPLTTVMFASEKAYLLNQTQYTQPALFVLQYALAQLWMSWGIHPTAVIGHSVGEYVAATVAGVMSLADGLKLITARAKLMQAQQKGSMLAVNVEESQALALLHEFKACSPHAILNIAAVNSVSQVVFAGEKGVIRLLDQKCQLQGLRTTELQVSHAFHSELLRPMIAEFKQIAASIQYHVPKMVLISNVSGKAISSINADYWAEHVLATVRFSAGIQELLLENYRTFIEIGPQPVLLNFVKEHSIQPQQILWLASLKKNHSSWQTLSESIVQLYKNGNAIDWHAYDAPFNLQISTKPLPAYPFQHQSYWLTVDPRDQENRVLDSFLSQSLYQVEWKPLAETHNPVKPTPITGKWLIFANKDSESKNMVRHLSTYLRDVIVVNPGVKYQISRDTVMLNPYQPEHFLNFLNKHSEIQGIFYLWGLVGSEFFQEEQLKALTYDDFNQLIRCSCAGLLHLAQALMHQKQKSKLWTLTRATTTIQHQSLPFFSPLEGMGKTLVLEYPELDYHHFDVDAEAKAEKTARQLHQLISQPFQDEPVLAYQQDSLYVPRIVPALLPRSIENKKTLRKNGSYLITGGLGGIGSILCKWLVQQEVSSIILLGRQPLTDKIHERLNEFRVNDIAIQYLQADVSNYQKLRQVLTMAQNTMPPIKGIFHAAGTLSDGSWSHLTWQQFEEVFCAKVQGSFNLHCLSKELMPELEHFIMFSSISSLFGSPGQANYAAANTFLDNLAHYRMQAGLPALSINFGPWQEIGMTHNLVQSWLAYGIQNITEKVGLASLKRMLSSSFTQLCLMPNNIVSVMEHLPCSYKKLLAEIIPATQENPTPISQATNRQDQDFITRLKKAHQQQRLTDLTNLLINEIRIILRLKESDTLPMSANLLSLGMDSLLASELLHQLQRKLLLENLSIQSLLFENRSLEDLIHFLNEKIGDAEDSEETTLLTKAPRHLLQLSVQQIRIWRHIQDQPGNPAYVVTNLFQLDGSVDVLVLEKSIQQVIERHSMLRCSFHISMGTPFQFCHDQVDFKLHYFDFRTLEAKEQNQHINQLLKKISHHQFDLHKAPLLESYLIQYAEKQYVWAFSVSHLLTDGGSSLILFQDILHFYALNQNRSSQTLPAATPYEDFVDWQLANVVNGTYEKYVAFWHDTLLNYNPPVLPTDKPIPQQALAIGAKEPIHFSVELLNKLQELTKQSQVTLPNLLFTAYGLLLAQFAQTDQAFITMLCAGRETEKHQTIMGNVANELPLIIHYSPVMSFIDIARKFQNNLVQFSEYQYLQPEQITELGLPVPDVSFDFQHLEIQPVDPGFTLKPFAFDDANIPLWGSNPRKLSLKFTYNRTLLTGYLKYRVDLYDCETIALLTRQFLTIIKGVVDKPESTCSILTDLCGAKL